CCGGGTTGACCCGCCTTTACGCAGTATCGAACACGTTGAGGCGTTGGTGGAGGGGCTGCGCGATGGGGTGATTGATGCGATTGCCACCGATCACGCCCCTCACGCGCTGGTAGACCGGGACTGCGAATATGGGATTGCCCCGCCCGGCATCAGTGGTCTGGAAACGGCCCTGGCCCTCACCCTGACCCTCGTTCACCGTGGTGAGATGGACATTGTCAACCTGATCGCCAAACTCACCGAAGGACCAGCGCAGGTGCTCAACCGCTCACCGGCCAATCTCCGCCCAGGCGCTACTGCCGATATTGTCATCTTCGATCCCGAACGCAGTTGGGTGGTCGACCCAGATCACTTTGCATCGCGTGGTCGCAATACGCCACTGCGTGGTCAGCGCCTGAAGGGGCAGGTGATGCTCACCATGGCTGCCGGTAAGATTATCTTTCGCCGTGAGGATTTTGGTCGGCAGGCGCAGGCCGCCCCGCAACCTTCGCGGTTGGAGGGTATTTTGGGGGCGGAGTAGTGGTTTGCGGGGTGTGGAAATATGGCTTCCGCACCCCTGCCATACATGTGGCACGTGCCTGCCCGCTGCTCGCTGTTGATCCAGGCGTCTGACTCAATCCCATCACGGTGCTAATTGCCTTTGACCGTCACAGGAGCCTGGGACGTGTCTGTTTTTATAGTGTTACCCTTTACTGACATGTAGGGTGCTCATCACTTACTTGCGTTCTGTCTTCTCTTCTCTCTGCGGCCCCCACCCCCCAGCGAAGAATGAGCGAAACACGTCAGGTATACTCTGGAGCAGAATCATTTTCCAACCCATAACAACACGCACCAGCCGCAGCAAGAGGAGTTCGGTATGGCAACGATTCAGGCTGACATTGATGCACTACGGGCAACGTTGAATGCTCTGCGCCAGGGCAGCAGTTCGATAGAGAATGCGTTTGCGCAGGCCACACAGGCGATGACCGCTCTGCAGAGTGGGCCATGGGCGGGGAACCATCGGCAACAGGTAGAAGCCGCCTGGGAGCGTATCCGGAGTCAGTATACGACACTGTGCGAGACGCTTGGTCAGCTCACGCGACGTACCGAACAGTTTACCAATGCCCTTGAAGAGGCCGGGAGCAGATTCGGAGATGGCAGTAGCGCTGGACGTAACATCAGCGGTTCTGAACGTATGACACCCATTCCCGAAACGCCGGCAACCCCACCAGAAACGGCTCCTGAACCAACCCCTGCCCCGGCAACCGGTGCTCTGCCACCGATTCTGAACGAGCGCATACGCCTCAGCAACGGTAGTGAAATTCTGGTGAGTCAGCTTGATGGTCGGACGCCCGTTGCCGGAATGGATAGTACCTACGGTAAACCCGGTCAGCTTCCCCTCGACGCGCCGATCACCAGTGCGCCCGGTAACCGACATCCTGAACTGTACGCTGCGGTGATCAACCAGTTTGGGGTTGCCGGCAACCCACGCTACGCTTCCGATAACTACACCTACTGCAATACGTTTGCCGGCGATGTGATGCGGGTGATGGGGGTACCTTTGCCGACAAAGACCGAACTGGGGACGGGCGTACCCGGAGATCGGGCAACCGTCAATGCTGCCGATCTCAATCGCTGGCTTACAACGCAGGCATCGGCGCATGGATGGCGTGAAGTTGATCCATCAACACCTGAAGGGCTGCGTCTGCTGAAAGAACACGTCAATGCCGGCAAGCCGGCGCTCGCATCCGATCCCGGTCA
This genomic window from Chloroflexus aurantiacus J-10-fl contains:
- a CDS encoding WXG100 family type VII secretion target, with translation MATIQADIDALRATLNALRQGSSSIENAFAQATQAMTALQSGPWAGNHRQQVEAAWERIRSQYTTLCETLGQLTRRTEQFTNALEEAGSRFGDGSSAGRNISGSERMTPIPETPATPPETAPEPTPAPATGALPPILNERIRLSNGSEILVSQLDGRTPVAGMDSTYGKPGQLPLDAPITSAPGNRHPELYAAVINQFGVAGNPRYASDNYTYCNTFAGDVMRVMGVPLPTKTELGTGVPGDRATVNAADLNRWLTTQASAHGWREVDPSTPEGLRLLKEHVNAGKPALASDPGHVAVIRPGQQGDSVADLRIAQAGGMNINDVRLGNAGLGSSFRPRYFIHE